Below is a genomic region from Xylophilus sp. GW821-FHT01B05.
ACCATGAATTGCTCAAGCTGACGCTCAAAAATGCCGTCCCCGGCAGCATGCGGGGCGTGGCGGTGATTTTTGAAGACACGCCGGACAGTGAAATCGAAAGCCTGCACCGGCTGGGCGTGCGGGGCGCCAGGTGCAACGCGCTGTTCTCGGGTGGTGTTTCGGTATCCAGCCTGCAATCCATTGCGGATCGCATCAAGAGCCTGGGGTGGCATATCCAGTTGCTGGTGGACGTAGACTGGGCTCCTGATCTGCCAAAGCTAGTAGCCGAAATGGGTTTGCCGGTAGTGGTCGATCACTTCGGGCATCCGTCGGTCCATAAGAACGTGGGTGGCCGCGGCCTCCGGAATCTTCACAGCCTGCTCGAAGAGGGGCGCGCATGGGTCAAGTTTTCTGGCGCCTATCGGCTGTCGGAAACAGCGTCGGCCGTCGACCCTTCCCTGATTCCGCTCGCTCACTCACTCGTCCAAGCCAATCCGGATCGTATTTTGTGGGGGTCGGACTGGCCACATCCCGGGATCAATGCGCATTCGACTTCCAGTAGCGAGCTGGCGGGAGCCGTATTTGACTGGTTGCCTGCCGGGAATATTCAAAAAGTCATGGTGGATAACCCCACGCAGCTGTACTGGAATAACTAATCCATCACGAGGAGGCATCAATTGTCAAAGAAAAAAATCGGCCGCAGAGGCTTTATTCAAAGAGGCGTGTCGGTCGCTGCGTTTGCGGCGGCTTTCCCCGCCATATCACAGACCCGCGTCTTTCCGTCGAAGCCGATTACCCTGATCGTGCCTTTTGCGCCAGGGGGGAATGTGGATATCGTGGCCCGCACGCTGGGCCTGCCTCTGGCCCGGTATGCCGGGCAGCCCGTGGTTGTCGACAACCGGGCGGGCGGTGGCGGCGCCGTGGGGACGGGCTGGGCGGCGCGGGCCGAGCCCGAAGGGCATTCGCTGCTGGTGGCCACGCCAGGTCAGCTGGGAACGCTGCCGGAGATGATCAAAGTCCCCTACCGGGCCGACAGCTTCGTGCCGGTTGCCGTGGTCAGCCGTACGCCGGTGGTCGTGGTGGTGCGCGCCAACGATCCGCGCTTCAAGACCGCGGCGGACTTCCTCAAGGCGATCAAGGCCCAGGGCGAGAACGTGACGGTGGGGCATGCCGGCCCGGGATCGCCGAACCACCTCGCGCTGCTGCAGCTGGAGGACGCCGCCAAGACCCGCGTCAACACCGTGCCCTACAAGGGTTCGGGGCCGGCCCTGCTTGACCTGATTGGCGGCCAGATCGACGCGGTGGTGGACCAGATCACCAGCTCCACGCCGCACATCAAGGGCGGCGCTCTGCGCGCGCTGTTCGTGCTGGGCCCCCAGGCCGGCGGCATGCTTGCCAACGTGCCGAACCTGGCCCAGCTCGGTCTGCCGACCTTCGACGCCACCACCTTCGTGGGGGTGTTCGCCCCGAAGGGCGCGCCGCCTGCCAACGTGAAAAGCCTCTACGGCTGGATATCGAAGTCGGTGGCCGAGCCGGAGTTTTCCAATGTGATCCGCGAACTGGGAAGCGAGCCCTTCCTTGAAGGCGCGGGCGTCCTGCAGCGCCTGGTCAATGAAGAGGCGGTGCTGGCGGCTGGCCTGGTCAAGCAGGGCCGCCTCAAGGTGGAGTAGCGGCGCCTGTCACCGCGCCCGCCACCGCGCCCATGTGCGCATCAGCGGCTCAGCGCACAAACGTCCCCTCGCGCGTGACCTGCACCAGCTCCACAAAGTTGGAGCCGGTGTGGCCGCCGCTGCTGAAGTCGATGTCCATGCCGCCGATGCGGAACTTCAGGGCGCGCATGGTGGCCGCCAGGCGGGCGCGGGTGGGGTCGCGGCCGGTGCGCTTCAGGGCTTCGATCAGCATCTGGCCGGTGAGGTAGCCCTCGAAGCTGTAGTAGTCGACCGGCGCCTGGGCCTGCTTGGCCAGCTCGCGGAACTCTTTGGCCGTGGTGTCGACCTGGCTCCAGGGGTAGGGCACGACCTGGGCGATGACCAGGCCGCGTGCCTTGTCGCCGGCGATCTTGGCGGTGAGCTCACCCGCCACGATGGACATGCCGTAGAACATCGGGCGGCTGTCGGTGCTGCTGGTGGCCTTGATGAACTCACCGGGCAGCGGGCCGCCCAGGTACATGATGACCACCTGGGGCGGCGTGGCGGCCAGCGCCTTGGCGGCTTCGCCCACGTTGCTGCCGTCGCCCTTGACGGCGGCAATCGCCACCGGTTTGAGCTGGCGCGCGTCCATCGCGGCCTTGAGCAGGTTCAGCGCCTCCACGCCGCCCGGGTTGTCCAGATAGGCGATGGAGATGCGCGTGGTGCCGACGGTGGCCAGGTGCTGCACCAGCACCTCGGCCTCGCGCTTGCCGGTGGCGCGCAGAAAGTAGGCCGATCCGGTGACCTTGTCGCGCGCGCCGTCGGCCACGGCAAAGCCGCCGACCAGGGGCGCGCCGCTGCGCTGCAGGATGTCGGCCGCTGCCGCCGTGGTGGCCGAGCCGCCGCAGCCAAAGAAGCCAATCACGCCATCGTTCAGCAGCCGCTCGTAGTTGGCCAGCGCGCGCTCGGGCTTGAGCTCATCGTCGATCGACTGGATGCGGATGTTGCGGCCATAGATGCCGCCCTGGCGCCGCGCCTGCGCAAAGGCCAGCTCGGCGCCGACCATGCGGCCCTTTACCGGCACGCCCAGCGGGCCGCTGAGGATGGCGGTCTGGCCGAAGACGATTTCCTTGTCGGTCACACCGGGCTCGGCCCGGGCGGCGCCCGCCAGGCACAGGCCTGCGGTCGCCAGCATCATGCTTCTGCGCTGCATACGAGGGTTTCTTTCAGGGGAAGGCCCGGCGCGCGCGGCGCCGGGCTGGGGGCGTTTTACGGAGCAGGCGCGCGCGCGGGCACCGTGGCCAGGAAGTCCTGCAGCTGCTGGCGCCAGAGCTTGGCGATCACGGCGGTGCCGTGGCCGCGCGTGTCTTCGCTGCCCGGGATCATGTACAGGCGCGCGTTCTTCACCTGCTTCAGGTCGCGCTCCATGGTGCCCAGCTCGGGCGGGTTGCGCTCGTCGTCCAGCGCGTTAATGGCCAGCACCGGCGCGGCGATGGCGGCCAGGGCCGGCACCGCGTTGTAGTCGCGCGAGGATTCCCATTGGTAGAGCACGTCGTTGGCGTCGGCGGTGTAGGGCGCGGCCAGGCGCTCGGCCAGCAATTGGTCGGCCTTTTCGCGCGTGGGCGCGGCCTTGTAGAAGGCCTGCGAGCCGCCAGTGGTGGCGATGTTGAAGTAGACGTTGGCGGCCTTCATGCCGCGTGGCTGGGCCGTGTAGTTGCCGCCGTTCCAGTCGGGGTCGTTGCGGATCGCGTCGATCAGGAAGCGGCGCATCAGCCAGTTGCGGCCCGACATCTCGCTGGGCTGCGAGGCCAGCGGCACCAGTGCATCCATGAAGCCGGGGTACTTCTCGCCCCACAGCCAGGTGTGCATGCCGCCCATCGAGTAGCCCAGCACCACGCGCAGGTGGCGGATGCCCAGGCCTTCGGTCAGCAGGCGGTACTGCGCCTGCACCATGTCGTCGTAGTTGTAGGCCGGGAACTTGGTGCGCAGGCCGTCGGAGGGCTTGGCGGATTTACCGGCGCCGATCGAGTCCGGCAGGATGATGAAGTACTTGCTGGCGTCCAGCGGCTGGCCGGGGCCGAACAGCTCGCCGGCGAAGGCCGGGGTCAGCATGCCCGCGCCTGACGCGGTAGTGCCATGCAGCACCAGCACCGGCTCGCCGGTGGGTGCGCCCACGGTGCGGTAGTGCAGGCGCAGTTCGGGCATGACTTCGCCGGTGTGGAAGCGGAAGTCACGCGCCGTCCAACTGGCCTCTTTGGCGGCCGGATAGTCGGCTGCCCAGGACGTTGCGGCCAGCAGGCCAAGAGCCGCGCCCGTTAGCGCGGAGAACAGTCGACTAGGGGTTTTCATACTGGCTCTTTGATGTAACGAGGCGTAGTATGCCGCGCTCTTTTTTCAAGAGCCATGGCGGCAGCGGCAGATTCAGCGTTGGCGCCACACCCGCAGCAGCTCCTGCGAATCCATCACCAGCCCCAGGTGCAGCGACACCATGCTGAGCGCCGCCGCCTCCAGCTGCGGATCGGTGCCGCGCACCAGGTCGCGCAGCACGATCACGCGGTAGTTGTGGTTGTTGGCATCGAACGCGGTGCTGAGCACGCAGCAATCGGTAAAGCCGCCGTCCAGCACCACGGTCTCGATGCGCTGGTTGCGCAGCAGAAAGTCCAGGTCGCTGGGGTAGAAGGCGGAGAGGCGCCGTTTGGTATCCACGCGCATGTCGCCGGGCTCCACGCGGGTGCACCACTCGGTCCAGCGGCTGCCTTCTATGGCGTGCGCATCGGCATTCGGTATGGGGCCCACATGCAGCGGGAAGGTGCGCCGCCACGCGGCCGGGATGCCGCGCGTGTCGTCTTCGCCGCCGGGGCGCAGCGTGGAGCGCACATGGATCAGGCGCACGCCTTGCGCGCGCACCTGGTCGTGGAAGCTATCGAGCGGCGCCACCAGATCGCGCGCACGCGGCGCCGGGCAGGGGCAGTCGGGCGAGTCGTCCAGGTGGCCGCGGTGCATGTCGATAGAGATGACGGCGGTGGTGGCGGGGTTCAGGTAGTCGGCGAACTCGGCATCGTCGAGTTGGCGCGGCTGCTCGTAGACATAGGCTTGCATGGGTTCGGGGCAGAAAGCAGGGACGTAGGTGAGCCCCAGCAACGCATGCTTCGTGCCCGCGCACGCCTGTACGGTAAAATGCCGTACAAAATGGAGCCCGCCATGACGACCACTACCGCCCGCCTCGACCTGCGCCTGGAATCCCGCGACAAGGAGCGCATTGCCAAGGCCGCTGCGCTGCGGGGCATGGCGGTGTCGGCCTTTGTGCGTGATGCGGTGCTGCGCGAAGCCGATACCGCGATTGCGGCGGATGCCGTTGTCACGCTGTCTGAGCAGGAGTCGCGCCGCTTCCTGGCCGCGCTGGACGAGCCCTTCCAGCCCAATGCGCGCCTGAAGAAGGCCATGGCCGCCGCCGCTCGCTTGGCTCAACGCTGAAGGAATGGCGCTCGCCTTCACCGTCCTCGACGGCCGGCATCACGACCGCGATGGTTTCAGCTGCGGTGTCGCCGCGCTGGACGACTACCTGCGCCAGCGCGCCGGGCAGCACCAGCGCGAGGGCATTGCCACCACCCATGTGCTGATAGACGACGCGCAGCCGGCGCGCATCCTGGGCTATTGCTCGCTGTCTGCGGCGCAGCTCTACCTGCACGATCTGCGCGAGCAAGACCGCAAGCGCCTGCCCGCCTACCCCGTGCCCGCGATACGCGTAGGGCGGCTGGCGGTCTCTCAGGCCGAGCGGGGCAAAGGCCATGGCCCCTTGCTGCTGGGCCATGCCGTCAATTTGGCGCTGTCTGTGCGGCAATCGATGGGCGTGCGCGTGCTGGTGGTGGATGCCAAGGACGCGCAGGCGGCTGCCTTCTACGAAGGCTTTGGCTTTCGCCGCACGGCCAGTGCCGCGCTGACGCTGTATCTGCCGATTGCAGGGGCGTGACGGCTGCTGCCTTGGACGGGCATCCGGTTTAGCGCCAATGTTGCTCGGTTGAATGAATATCTCCGTTCGGGCTGAGCTTGTCGAAGCCTGGGCCCGCAGCTAGTGTTCTGATCGAGAAGTTCGCGGAACTATCGCGTGCACTACGAGTCCAGTCGTGTACCTTGGACATGATGAGACTGGTATGCGCGGAAGACCCAAAGCAGAGCTGGTGTTGACCGATGCCGAGCGCGGCGATCTGCAGGCGCTGGCTGCTCGCACGACCTCGTTTTCATGTGCACTTCACACCCACATCGGCGTCTTGGCTCAACCAGGTCGAGCGCTGGTTCGCCACGCTCACCGAGCGCTGTATCCGCCGCGGCACGTATCACTCCACGCGAGCGCTGGAGAAGGCCATCCGCACTTATGTCGATCTGAACAACCAAGAGCCGCGTCCGTTCTGCTGGGCCAAAACCGCTGACGAGATCCTCGCCAGCATCGAACGCTTTTGTCTCCGAACTTCTCGATCAGAACACTAGTATTTGTACGCCCTGTACTTTTTGAAGCGCGCGGCAAGGCCGCTTTCGAAGGAGAATCCGATGAGTCTTGAAAACTCGATGCGTCGTGTCGCCCACTACAGCTTCGGCAGCCCCCAGGAGGTTCTGCGGGCTGAAAAGGATATTCCGCTGCCGCCACTCGCGGCCGACAAGGTGCGGGTGCGGCTGACGCGCAGCATGATCCATCCCGCTGATCTCCAGGTCGTGGCCGCGCATTATGTCTCGAGCCACGACGACATTCCCGAGGGACGCGTCCCCGGCATGGAAGGGGTCGGCATCGTCGAGGAAGCCAGTCCAGAGGCATTGGTCGGAACAGGCATCACCATCGGCACGCGGGTGGCCTTCATGGGCGACGGCACCTGGCAGACATCGGTCGATCTCCCGGCCCGCTCGCTGGTCGCGGTTCCTGACGACATCACCGATGATGTGGCAACTCAGATGCTGCTCAACACGATCACCGCGCTTCATGTGCTCCGCGTCGCAAAGCAGACCGTTGGCAAGCGTCCTACGCGTATCGTGCTGACAGCCGCCTCATCGCATGTAGGTAAGCTCATTGCGGTGCTGGCGCTACGGGAAGGCCTCCCCTTGATTTGTCTTGTCCGTTCGGAGGACAGCGCGAGGCGGCTCGCCGAACTGCTCCCGGGCGGCGAGATTGTCGCGACCGAAACCGATGGTTGGCAGGATGCCGTTCGCAAGGCGGCAAGTGACGATGTCCCGCTCATTATCGACGGCGTTGGCGGCAAGATGGTCACCGAAAGCGGTTGGCTGCTCAACGAGGGCGGCACGCTGGTCTCGTTCGGTCTGCTCGCCAAAGGCCCATCCGACATGACCATGTTCCTGCCGAAGGCATTGACGCTGCGCGGTGCGACCATCGGCACGTGGCATTCGGAAACCAGTGCGCAAGACCAGGCGCGCGATTACGACACCGCGATCGATATCGCGCGCACCTCACCCAAGCTTTTCGACAGTGGTTCGACCTTCGACCTATCCGACATCACCGCCGCGGTCGACGCCGCCACATCGCCGAAGAAGCAGGGCAACGTTCTCATATCGTTCTGAGCAAACACCATCCCTCAGCGCGCCGTTAGTGTGATCCGCCCGTAGGCACCCACCGTGCGGGCGGGTCAGATGGATCGTCGCACTCAGGAGGACGATTCGCTCCTGCTGGATCGGCAGGTAGTCGACGCAGGACTAAACCGCTCGCGCGGTAGGCGCTCCGCGCGGCACTTCGGCGTCTGATCCCCGCGTTGGTGCCACCGTCGATGGCGAGGCAATCCCGCCTCGCTCATCGACGGAGCTGCAACCATGGACACGATCATCCCGGCGGTCACGCCACTGCGTCAGCGCATGCTCGAAGACATGCGCATGCGCAAACTGGAGCCACGCACGCAGGTAGCCCACATCCGCGCAGTGCGCAAGCTGGCCGCCTATCTGCACCGCTCGCCGGACACAGCCAGCGTGGAGGACCTGCGCAACTTCCAGCTCCACCTGGTCGATACGGGCGTCTCGCCCATAACGCTGAACGCCACGTTGACCGGCCTGCGGTTCTTCTTCGACGTGACGCTGCAGCGCCTGGACCTGATTGCCCGAATGCATCCGGTCAAGCTGCCGCACAAGGTACCGGTAGTTCTCAGCCCGCCAGTGACCGCTCTCGGGTCGCCTACCTGTCAGCGCTTCACGAACCGATAGGCAAAGCGATCCGTCTCGCCCTTGATCGAGTGCGGATCGGCACTTCTTGCTTACTACGAACTTCTCGATCAGAACACTAGCAGCCCTTCGACAAGCTCAGGGCGAACGGGGCTAACTGAGCAGCATTCGACTCAGCGGCGTTCCTCGCGCAGGTAGGGCTCGCCCAGCGCGCCAGGCGTTTCATCACTGCCGCGCCTTGCCAGCGCCACCCAGACCATCACGCCCAGGGTGACGACGTAGGGCGTCATCAGCACGAAGTACTGCGGCAGGCTGATGCCGGCGGCGGCCAGTTGGGGAATCAGGGCTTCGATGCCGCCGAACAGCAGGGCGCCGACCAAGGCGCGCCAGGGCGACCAGCGCGCGAAGATCACCAGGCCCACGGCGATCCAGCCGCGCCCGCCGGTCATGCCGGCGATCCACAGCTTGGTGCTGAGCACGGCGATGTAGCCGCCGGCCAAACCGATCAGCGCCGAGCCGGCCAGGATCGCCAGGAAGCGCGTGCGCAGCACCGGGATGCCGGCGGCGTCTGCGGCCTGCGGGTTCTCGCCCACGGCGCGCAGGCGCAGGCCGGACACGGTGCGGTTCAGGTACCAGACCACCAGCGCAAAGATGAGCGGCGTGAGGTAGACGACCACGTTCTGCCGGAACAGCCCGCCGATCAGCGGCAGCTGCGCCAGCGGGCCCAGCGGCAGCACGTCCAGGCCGGTGACCGGCTGATTCGTCCAGCCCAGCACCGTGCCCAGCAGGCCCGTGAGGCCCTGGCAGAAGAACACCAGCGCCAGCCCGGCGATGACCTGGTTCACGCGCAGCCAGACCACCATCACCGCGAACAGGATGGAGACGGTGGCGGCCGCCAGCATGGAGCCGAGCAGCGCAATGCCGGGCTCGTGCACGGCGAGCTGCACGCCCACGCCGGCCAGCGCGCCGACCAGCATCAGGCCTTCGGCGCCGAGCGAGAGCACGCCCGCGCGCTCGCTGATGATGAGCCCGAGCGCGGCCAGCGCAAAGGGCACGGCAAAGTCCGGCATGTTGCCAAGCCAGTGGGTGATCAGGTCCATGGCTCAGGCGCCTTTCTGGCCGACGGCACGAATGCGGTGGCGGATGAAGAAATCGGAAGACGCCACGCACACCACCAGAATCGCCTGGATCAGCTGCACCATCGAGAACGGGATTTGGTAGAACACCTGCAGGCTGCGGCCGGCGACGAAGAGCGTGGCCACCAGCACCGCGACCACGCTGGCGGCCAGCGGGTTGTTGCGCGCCAGGAAGGCGATCAGGATGCCCGAGAAGCCATAGCCGTTGTAGAAGGCCTGGGTCAGCCGCCCCTCTTGCCCGGCGGCCACCATGAAGCCCGCCAGCCCGGCCAGCGCACCCGATAGCAGCACAGAGCCCAGCACCAGCCGGCGCACCGGCACGCCCACGGCATCGGCCACGCGCGTGCTGGCGTGCACAAAGCGCAGGTACAGGCCGGCGCGGCTCTTGTCCACAAACCACCAGGCCGCAACCGCCACCACAGCCGCCAGCACGATGGCGCTGCTGAAGCCGCCGGCAATGTCGGGCAGGCGCTCGAAGGCCTGGAACTTGGGGCTGTAGGGGAAGGAATCCTTAGGGTCCTTCCAGCTGCCGTAGAGCAGGTGCAGCAGGAAGTTGGCGGCCACGTAGTTGAGCATCAGGCTGGAGATGATTTCGTTGATGCCCAGCCGCATCTTGAACAGCGCCGGCAGTACCACCCAGGCCAGGCCGCACAGCAGCGCGGCGGCGGCCATCAGCCACAGGCGCAGCGCGGGTGGGCCGACTTCATGGATGGAGACAAAGGTGGCGCCAATCGCGCCCCACACCATCTGGCCTTCGAGCCCCAGGTTCCAGAAGCGCGCCCGAAAAGCCATGGCCGCGGCCAGGCCCACCATGACCATAGGCGCAGCCTGGAACAGCACGGCGCGCAGGTTCTGCGGGTCGGTGAAGGTCTGCACCACGAACTCGTTGAGCAGGTCTTCTGGCGACACCCCGGCCGCCACCAGGATGGCGCCGCAGATGAACAAGCCCAGCGCAACGGCCAGTGCCAGGATGGCGGCCTGCTTGGGCCAGCTGAGTTGCTGGCGCAGCTCCAGCGTGTAGCGGCGCTCCAGCAGGGGGACAAAGCGGCGGCGCGGCGGTGGTGCTGCAGGTGCAGTGGGTTCAGTCATGGGCGTTGCGGCGGGGGCCTGTGCATGGCCGGAAAGGGGAAGAGTGAGTTCAGCCATGCGCGACCATCGCTTGTCCAACGGCTTGGCGATCCACCGGGGTGTTGAATTCACCGACGATGCGCCCGCGCACGATCACGCCCACGCGGTCGGCCAGCGCCAGCACCTCGTCCAGGTCTTCGCTGATCAGCAGCACGGCGGCGCCGGCATCGCGGGCGGCGCGCAGGCGCTCGTGCACTTGGGCGCCGGCGCGCACGTCCAGGCCACGGCTGGGGCTGTGCGCCAGCACCAGGCGCGGGTTGCGACTGAACTCGCGCGCGATCACCAGCTTTTGCGCATTGCCGCCCGACAGCAGCGCGGCCTTTTGCCGGATTGAGCGCACGCCCAATACGTCGAAGGCCTTCACCGCAGCCGTGGCCTCGGCCTCCATGCGGCGGCGGTCCAGGCGCGCCGCGCGGCCATAGCGGCCGGCGTGCACCTGGCCGATGCCAAAGTTCTCTGCCACCGACAAAGCACCGGCCAGCGCCAGCCCATAACGGTCGGCCGGTATCGCGGCAATGCCCAGCTCGCGGCGCTGCACCGTGGTGGCGGCGCGCAGGTCGCCAAAGCCTTCCAGCGTCATGCTGCCGCCCTGCGTGGCGAGCAGGCCCATGATGGCCTGGGCCAGCTCGCTCTGGCCGTTGCCACCGACGCCGGCCAGGCCATAGATCTCGCCCGCGTGCACGGTGAGGCTGATGCCGTCGAGCGCGGGCGGGCCGCCTGCGTTGGCGCTGTACAGATCCTTCAACACCAGCCGCGCGGCGCCGCGTGTGGTCTGTGCGCGCGCGGGTGGCGGCAGTGCCTCGCCCACGGTCAGGCGCACCAGCTCGGCCTCGGGCGTTTCGCGTGGGTCCAGCGTGGCGATGGTGCGGCCGCCGCGCATCACGGTGACGCGGTCGGCGTAGCGTTTTACGTCCGCCATCTTGTGCGTGACCAGCACCACGGCCGTGCCCTGGCGCCGGGCCAGCGCCTGCACGGTTTGCAGCAGGCGCGCGGCCTCGGTGTCGGTGAGTACGGCAGTGGGCTCGTCCAGGATCAGGATGCGCGCGCCGGCCAGCAGCACCTTGAGGATTTCCACGCGCTGCTGCTCGGCGACAGACAGCCGGTCTACACGCTGATCGGGGTCGATCTCAAAGCCCAGCGCATGCGCCTGCGTGAGGATGGCCGCGCGTATGCGCGCCAGGCGCTGGCGGTAGCTGCTCACGTCCTCGTCGTCCACCGGCACGCTGAGCAGAATGTTTTCGGCCACGCTGAAGGGCGCGACCAGTTTGAAGTGCTGGTGCACCATGCCGATGCGGTGGCGCGCCGCATCGCTGGGGCCGGCCAGGCGCACCGGGTTGTCGTCTACCAGCAGCGTGCCGGCCTCGGGCGCGTAGAGGCCGGCCGCGATGTTCATCAGCGAGGACTTGCCCGCGCCGTTCTCGCCCAGCAGCGCATGCACCTCGCCCCAGCGCGCGGCAAAGTGCGCGTCGGCCAGCGCCACGAAGCCGTCAAAGGATTTGTGGATGCCTTGAAGCAGCAGCGCATCGGTCATGGCGAAAATGGTCTGAAATTGATGGGTAAATTTGCGGCATGGGCTTGATGCCCAGGGGCTGCCTGGGCAAGATCATTCAGATAAAAAAGTAAAAACGTCCCAAAATGATCTTCCCCAGTGCCGGCTACTTCTGCGTGACCACGCCCTTGACGTACCAGTCCATCTTCCACAGGTCGGCGTCCGACAGCACGGCGCCGGCGGCCACGCGCTCCTTGCCGTCGCGGTCTTTCAGCGGGCCGGCGTAGATCTGCTTGCCCTTCAGCAATGCGTCGCGCTCGGCCATGATGGCGGTGGCCTTGTCCTTGGGCACGGCCGGGCCAAAGCCGGCGATGTCGGTGCCGCCGTCCTTCATTTCGATAAAGGCGCCGTAGGGCGCGGGCTTCCAGTTGCCGGCCTCGATCTTCTTCAGCTCGGGGATCAGGAACTTGTCCCAGATCCACACCGATGAGCACAGCGTGGCCTTGGGCGCGAACTGGCGCAGATCCCGGTGGTGGCCGGTGCCGTACACGCCGCGCTCTTGCGCCACCAGTTGCGGCGTGGGGCTGTCCACGTGCTGGCCAATCACGTCAGCACCCTGGTCGATCAGGGCGACGGCGGCGGCGCGTTCTTTGACCGGGTCGTTCCAGGCGCCGGTGTAGATCACGGTGACGGTGGCGTTGGGGTTCATCTTCTGCGCGCCCAGCGCAAAGGCGTTGACCGTCCAGTTCACCACGCCAAAGGGGTTGGCCGCGACAAAGCCGAGCTTGCCGCTTTTGCTGGCCGCGCCGGCCGCCATGCCGCACAGGTACTGGCTCTCATAAGTGCGGCCGTAGAAGGATTCAAGGTTGGCGCCGTTGGTGGTGCCCGAGCCGTTCAGGAAGGCCACGTTGGGGTATTTGTCGGCCAGCTCCTTGAACGCATCAGAGTAGCCAAAGGCGGTGCCGATGACGATGTTGGCGCCGCGCTGGATAAAGCGCTCTACCGCCGGCTTGATGGCCGAGGCGTC
It encodes:
- a CDS encoding ABC transporter permease, with the protein product MTEPTAPAAPPPRRRFVPLLERRYTLELRQQLSWPKQAAILALAVALGLFICGAILVAAGVSPEDLLNEFVVQTFTDPQNLRAVLFQAAPMVMVGLAAAMAFRARFWNLGLEGQMVWGAIGATFVSIHEVGPPALRLWLMAAAALLCGLAWVVLPALFKMRLGINEIISSLMLNYVAANFLLHLLYGSWKDPKDSFPYSPKFQAFERLPDIAGGFSSAIVLAAVVAVAAWWFVDKSRAGLYLRFVHASTRVADAVGVPVRRLVLGSVLLSGALAGLAGFMVAAGQEGRLTQAFYNGYGFSGILIAFLARNNPLAASVVAVLVATLFVAGRSLQVFYQIPFSMVQLIQAILVVCVASSDFFIRHRIRAVGQKGA
- a CDS encoding ABC transporter ATP-binding protein, which encodes MTDALLLQGIHKSFDGFVALADAHFAARWGEVHALLGENGAGKSSLMNIAAGLYAPEAGTLLVDDNPVRLAGPSDAARHRIGMVHQHFKLVAPFSVAENILLSVPVDDEDVSSYRQRLARIRAAILTQAHALGFEIDPDQRVDRLSVAEQQRVEILKVLLAGARILILDEPTAVLTDTEAARLLQTVQALARRQGTAVVLVTHKMADVKRYADRVTVMRGGRTIATLDPRETPEAELVRLTVGEALPPPARAQTTRGAARLVLKDLYSANAGGPPALDGISLTVHAGEIYGLAGVGGNGQSELAQAIMGLLATQGGSMTLEGFGDLRAATTVQRRELGIAAIPADRYGLALAGALSVAENFGIGQVHAGRYGRAARLDRRRMEAEATAAVKAFDVLGVRSIRQKAALLSGGNAQKLVIAREFSRNPRLVLAHSPSRGLDVRAGAQVHERLRAARDAGAAVLLISEDLDEVLALADRVGVIVRGRIVGEFNTPVDRQAVGQAMVAHG
- a CDS encoding BMP family ABC transporter substrate-binding protein, with translation MLGAAAALVFCAVLSGPALADGFTLKDKPKIAMIYFGPKNDGGWTQAFDEARVKIEAALGQKIQFVEGVPEDASAIKPAVERFIQRGANIVIGTAFGYSDAFKELADKYPNVAFLNGSGTTNGANLESFYGRTYESQYLCGMAAGAASKSGKLGFVAANPFGVVNWTVNAFALGAQKMNPNATVTVIYTGAWNDPVKERAAAVALIDQGADVIGQHVDSPTPQLVAQERGVYGTGHHRDLRQFAPKATLCSSVWIWDKFLIPELKKIEAGNWKPAPYGAFIEMKDGGTDIAGFGPAVPKDKATAIMAERDALLKGKQIYAGPLKDRDGKERVAAGAVLSDADLWKMDWYVKGVVTQK